One genomic region from Deinococcus metalli encodes:
- a CDS encoding acyl-CoA-binding protein, with amino-acid sequence MSAFEQARLEVQTLTRKPNTAQLLRLYALYKQGTLGDVQGERPGGFDLAGNAKHDAWAALRGMEPAQAQADYVALVASLRAAESRDIE; translated from the coding sequence GTGAGTGCTTTTGAACAGGCCCGGCTGGAGGTCCAGACCCTGACCCGCAAACCGAACACGGCGCAGCTTCTGCGCCTGTACGCGCTGTACAAGCAGGGCACGCTGGGCGACGTGCAGGGCGAGCGACCCGGAGGGTTCGACCTTGCCGGCAACGCCAAGCACGATGCGTGGGCCGCCCTGCGCGGCATGGAACCTGCGCAGGCGCAGGCGGACTACGTGGCACTGGTCGCGTCGCTGCGCGCGGCGGAATCGCGCGACATCGAGTAG